AACTCAGCACGCCGCAATAGCCCCAGGTCAAATCGAGCCCGATCGCCAGGATGGCAAAACAAAGGAACTTGCCGAACTGATTCAATCTAAAGTCGGATAGATGCAGCCAGGAATCTTCCGGCGGCAACACGTTCAACAGCGGCAGCACAATCAGAAAGAGCGCGACCGCCGAATAAAAGGGCCATGTCTCACGGCTGTCCTGCGGCGAACGCATCGGTTCAGGCATCGGCGCTTCTCCCTTTCGCGGCAAAGAGACCGGACGGCCGCCATTGCAAGAAAAGAATCACTCCGAGGAGAATAAACACCTTTCCATACACCGCTCCGGTGAACGGCTCGATGACCTTGTTCAAGCCTCCGATCCCCAACGAGGCCCATATCGTCCCAGCCAGTTTGCCGACTCCTCCGGTCACGACCACCATGAAGGAATCGACGATGTAGTTTTGCCCAAGGCCCGGATCGACGTTGCCCACCATGGTCAGAGCCCATCCGGCAACCCCGGCCAGCCCCGAAGCGAACGCGAACGTGTAGGAATCGACTTTCCGGGTCGGAATGCCCAGACACGCGCTCATATTTCGATTCTGCGTGACGGCCCTGACGCGCATTCCCAAATTCGACCGAAACAAGAGGTAATACACGCCGACGACGCACACGATGGACAGGACGATGATGAAAATCCTGTTGTAGGGGAGATAGACCCCCACCATCACTTGCGCTCCTCCTCTCAATGCCTGCGGCGCAATGACGGCCGTGAGATCACCGAAGTACACCCGAGCCGCCTGCATGAGAATCAAGCTGATCCCCCACGTCGCCAGCAGCGTTTCCAGGAGACGACCGTAGAGAAACCGGATCACCGCGGCTTCGAGGACCCACCCGACCCCCGCCGCGGCGAGAAAGGCGACGGGAAGGGCAGCCGGGAAGTACCAATCGAAGACGTCCGGAGAAAACCAGTCGATAAACGCCTGTTGAGTGACGTACGTGGCGTAGGCGCCGATCATCATCAGCTCACCATGAGCCATGTTGATCACGCCCATGAGACCGAACACAATGGCGAGGCCGAGAGACATGATGAGGAGAATGGAACTCAGGCTGATGCCTCGGAACAGAGTCTCCAACACACCGGCCCACATGGACCAGGTTTCAATTCGTTCCACTGCGGCCCTTCCTGCCGAGGCCAACTCCTTTTGTTGCTCCGTCGCTTCGGACTGCTCGCCCGCTTCAATCAACTCTTTCAATGTGCTCAGGCTGTTGAGGCTTCGAAGTTCGCCCAACTTCTTGACGGCTTCCAGCCGAACGGCCGGATCGTCGGAATTCAGCTCAAGAAGATGCCACGACTCCTCCATCGTATATCGAACCCACCAGACGTCCTCCTTGTCCGCCGCTTCCTTCAAATAGGGAATGGCCTCGACCCGGCCCGTCAAAGCGAGATCGGCGGCGGCCGATCGCCTGAAATCAGGAGATTGGTGCGTCAAGTTTGCTTTGTTTTTGAGAAGGTCAACAACAGGTTTAATGGTCTGACGCACGATCCGCGAGCCTTCGGCTCGAATTTCGTCAAGCTTTGGAATGAGCCCGGCATCTCCTTTCTCGATGAGAAAGGTGGCCGCCGCCTGGCGAATCGCGGCATCGTCGCTTTGAATTCCCAAGAGCGCCTGCTCAATGGAAAGAACGGCGACGGGGGCGAAAGCCGTCTCGGAGGGTTGAGACGATACCTCCTCTGCAAACAGCAACCTTTGATGCGGGCCCGTCACCGCCGACAGGACCGTCAGCAGAATGATGACCGCGACACACCGCCATCCTTTCATGGATCCTCTCTCAGACAAGGTGAAGGACCATAATCGGCTTCAGGATGAAGAAGCGAAAATCTGGTTCCTCGGACCATCCCCTCCATCCGGCCCGCCATGATTTCTTGGGCGGGCTCATCCTCACGGAATGGCCCGCCGCTCATTTATGCTACTTCTTCTGATACGTCCCCTGATGATTCACCCAATCGCACCCTTTCTCGGGATTCGTAAACTCGCTCCAAGGTTCGGGTTTGACCAATCCCTTGGATCGCCAGATCACCTTGAACTGACCGTCCTTGAGGATTTCCCCGATGAGCACGGGCTTATGCGTGTGATGATTGCAGCAGTCCATCATGATGGTCCCGCCGGGAGCCAGAAACTTTTGGTTGTAGACGGCCTGGCGAACCTTGTCGACCTCGGTTGAGCCGGCCTGCTCAACAGCCTGCTTCCACACATACACGCCGAAATAGGCGGCTTCGATCGGATCATCCGTCACCCGATTCTCGCCGTCCGGCAAGTTATTTCGCTTGCAGTACGCCTTGAAATTCGCGACGAACTTCTTGTTTTGAGGCGTATCCACACTTTGAAAATAGTTCCACGCGGCCAGGTGTCCGACCAACGCCGTCGTGTCCATTCCTCGCAATTCGTCTTCGGCCACGCTGAAGGCCATGATCGGAGCGTCTTCCGCCCTCAGTCCCTGGTTGGCGAATTCTTTGTAAAAGGGAACATTGCTGTCGCCGTTGATCGTGCTGATGACGGCGGCTCCTCCGCCGGCCGCGAATTTTTTGATCTTGCCGCAGATAGTTTGATAATCCTGATGATGGAAAGGAGTGTATTCTTCCGCAATGTTGGCCGGTGGCACCCCTTTGGCCAGCAGCATCGCCCGAAGAATTTTGTTCGTCGTGCGAGGATAGACGTAGTCGCTCCCCAACAAATAAAACTTTTTGTACGAGCCTCCTTCCGGACTCATGAGGTATTCGACGGCCGGCTGCGCCTGTTGATTGACGGCGGCGCCGGTGTAGAACACGTTCCGCGAACATTCCTCGCCTTCGTACTGAACAGGATAAAAGAGCAGGCCGTTGTTCTTCTCGAAGACGGGCAGGACGGATTTTCGGCTGACCGACGTCCAGCAGCCGAAGACGACGGACACTTTATCCTGCAACAACAACTGTTTGGCTTTTTCTGCAAAGAGATCCCAATTGGAAGCGGGATCAACAACGACGGGCTGGATCTCCCGTCCCATCACACCGCCGGCTTTGTTAATTTCTTCCACCGCCATCAGCACGACGTCGCGCAACGACACTTCACTGATGGCCATGGTGCCGCTCAGTGAATGAAGAACGCCGATTTTGATTGGTGGTCCACCCGCCGCATAGGAGAGGGCGTAGTTTCCAAGATTGCCCAATAGGGCGGCAACCCCTACGCCTGCGGCTATTTTCCCGCTTTGAGAGAGGAACTCTCGCCTCGATGACCCGCTATCGGTAGCGCTCTCTTCCGTTTTGCTGAGGTTTTCCGTACACGGTGGCATTCCCGTTTCCATGAGCATCACTCCTTTCAGTTGCCGTGAGATGCAAACTTCCGGTTGATGCGCGATTTATGGAACTTTGCCAAAACGTTCCGACGCTCTGGTTCCTGCCACACCCGAAAACCCGACTCGGCTATCGGCTACATTCCCTCCTTTCTCGAGACGCCAATAAGGCTGTTGGTTGTATTTTGAATGATGCCCTTCCCGCTCCTTGAAATACCTCGGTCATCCTCAGAACTCGACATCACGACCGACTATCCGATTTTTCCTGTTTTTCCAGCGCTATCGCCCTTATAAAGAAAGACCTTCCAGCCTGTCAAGCGCTCTTCCCCGGATTCAACGTCATGCGGAACAATGTTGTTCGCATACCGAAAATACACCCAGGCCGCTGCGCGCCGTCGCAGGATTCCTGCGATGTCTGAAGAGACCACGTGGTAGCCAAAGGTAAAAGGAATTTGGAACGACAACGACACCGGACGGCATAGTTGCAGGACAAAACTCCGCAGAGCATCATCGACTGCTCCGGAGCCATTATGATCTCTTAGCGAGCTACCTCCGCATAGACTCGGATGACAAGCCCGGCAAACGACGATACGGGACCGGCCTCTCGCCGCGATTGTGGATGATTCAAGTTATTGAGGGATTGACAGGTTTCACTCGTTTCTATAGACTCCCCCCACCTTACAGGACTTCCCAATAAGAAAAAGAGAGACCTCAGCCATGGACATGGACATCGGTCTCTTACATCCCATCCTCCCATCCTCTGTCACGACAGTTGTTTTGATCGGTTGTAGACTTCCGATGCCCCTTCGCAGTGAAGAAGAGACTTCGTACGGCCTTTGGAACAAGCCCATTTTTTCGACACGATTGTGTCCCTGTGCGTCCAGGTGGATCCCGCCTTTTCATCAACGATGAACGGACGGGATCTGTAGAGCATCTTTAATCACTACCACAAAGGAGGCGCCATCATGAAGGTGGATCTAGTAAGGTGGTGGAGGAGGTGTGCGGTTTCGTGGGCTCTCGTGGCCGCGATAATAGTCGGTATCGGGGCCATGGTACCGGAAGATGGTTACGCAGGGGGAACCATTAAGGTCGATGATGACAAGTGGATTTCAATCGGAATGGGCATCAAGACAAGTTTCAATGCGGTGGAAGGCGCCTCGCCGGCGGGGCACTACACCAATGATTTCAAGGTGGACTTTGCTCGAATCTATATTAACGGCAAAATTCACAAGTACGTCGGGTTCGAGTTCAACACCGAGTGTTTCAACTGCGGGGTTGCTGGAGGAGCAAATATCTTCGGCGGGAACTCGGCTATCGGGCTGCTGGACGCAATCGGGAAATTTGAATTTGACGAAAAGTTCAACATCTGGGTTGGACGGCTGTTGCTGCCGAGCGAGCGTGGTGAGCTAAATGGTCCTTTCTATCATGCGACCTATGCGGGTTTCAGAACTCCGTTTTTCCCAGCGGACTTCAGCTCAAATTTCGACAATGGGGCAGGACTCTATGGTCGTGATAACGGCGCGACTCTCTGGGGGAAGGTCCATCCCATGGGCACCCATTTATTGTACGCGGTTTCCGTATCTCAAGGATTGCGGGCTGCCGCAAACAGCGGGAGCAGTTTGATGTACACCGGACGCTTGCAGTGGAACCTGCTGAACGACGAAACCTCTCCGGGCTATTACACGTCCGGCACCTATTTTGGGACGGCCGGAGACATCCTGGCCATCGCGATCAGCGGGCAACACCAGAAAGACGGAGCAGGCAACGTCAACGCGGCGTTCGGCGTGAGCGATTTCACCGGCATGTCCATTGATCTCTTGGTGGAAAAGGTCCTTCCGAACAACTGGGGCGTCTTTACATTCAATGGAGAATTCAAGCGATTCTGGGCTCGATATGCACTTGACGCATTTACCGCTGTGTCGCCGGTGACCGGATTGGTGGATTGTTTCTGTATCTTCAACGGCCACTCGTGGACCGTCTATGGATTGTACTTGATTCCCGCGAAGGTGGGGATCGGCCAATTCCAGCCCTATGCCCGTTTTACCTCCATCAATCCTCTGAACAGTTCAACGCGTCAAGAATGGGAAGGCGGCGTGAACTATGTGATCGATGGCTTCAATGCGAGAATATCTGCGTACTACACCTACGGCGATCTCAAAACGAAGGGAGGCCCGGCAGGGAGCTTTTCCCCCACTGCGACGGGAGACAAGGTCGATTCGTTCC
This sequence is a window from Candidatus Nitrospira inopinata. Protein-coding genes within it:
- the urtB gene encoding urea ABC transporter permease subunit UrtB, with the translated sequence MKGWRCVAVIILLTVLSAVTGPHQRLLFAEEVSSQPSETAFAPVAVLSIEQALLGIQSDDAAIRQAAATFLIEKGDAGLIPKLDEIRAEGSRIVRQTIKPVVDLLKNKANLTHQSPDFRRSAAADLALTGRVEAIPYLKEAADKEDVWWVRYTMEESWHLLELNSDDPAVRLEAVKKLGELRSLNSLSTLKELIEAGEQSEATEQQKELASAGRAAVERIETWSMWAGVLETLFRGISLSSILLIMSLGLAIVFGLMGVINMAHGELMMIGAYATYVTQQAFIDWFSPDVFDWYFPAALPVAFLAAAGVGWVLEAAVIRFLYGRLLETLLATWGISLILMQAARVYFGDLTAVIAPQALRGGAQVMVGVYLPYNRIFIIVLSIVCVVGVYYLLFRSNLGMRVRAVTQNRNMSACLGIPTRKVDSYTFAFASGLAGVAGWALTMVGNVDPGLGQNYIVDSFMVVVTGGVGKLAGTIWASLGIGGLNKVIEPFTGAVYGKVFILLGVILFLQWRPSGLFAAKGRSADA
- the urtA gene encoding urea ABC transporter substrate-binding protein; the protein is METGMPPCTENLSKTEESATDSGSSRREFLSQSGKIAAGVGVAALLGNLGNYALSYAAGGPPIKIGVLHSLSGTMAISEVSLRDVVLMAVEEINKAGGVMGREIQPVVVDPASNWDLFAEKAKQLLLQDKVSVVFGCWTSVSRKSVLPVFEKNNGLLFYPVQYEGEECSRNVFYTGAAVNQQAQPAVEYLMSPEGGSYKKFYLLGSDYVYPRTTNKILRAMLLAKGVPPANIAEEYTPFHHQDYQTICGKIKKFAAGGGAAVISTINGDSNVPFYKEFANQGLRAEDAPIMAFSVAEDELRGMDTTALVGHLAAWNYFQSVDTPQNKKFVANFKAYCKRNNLPDGENRVTDDPIEAAYFGVYVWKQAVEQAGSTEVDKVRQAVYNQKFLAPGGTIMMDCCNHHTHKPVLIGEILKDGQFKVIWRSKGLVKPEPWSEFTNPEKGCDWVNHQGTYQKK
- a CDS encoding porin family protein; the protein is MGIKTSFNAVEGASPAGHYTNDFKVDFARIYINGKIHKYVGFEFNTECFNCGVAGGANIFGGNSAIGLLDAIGKFEFDEKFNIWVGRLLLPSERGELNGPFYHATYAGFRTPFFPADFSSNFDNGAGLYGRDNGATLWGKVHPMGTHLLYAVSVSQGLRAAANSGSSLMYTGRLQWNLLNDETSPGYYTSGTYFGTAGDILAIAISGQHQKDGAGNVNAAFGVSDFTGMSIDLLVEKVLPNNWGVFTFNGEFKRFWARYALDAFTAVSPVTGLVDCFCIFNGHSWTVYGLYLIPAKVGIGQFQPYARFTSINPLNSSTRQEWEGGVNYVIDGFNARISAYYTYGDLKTKGGPAGSFSPTATGDKVDSFHVALQLQY